The following coding sequences lie in one Syngnathus scovelli strain Florida chromosome 1, RoL_Ssco_1.2, whole genome shotgun sequence genomic window:
- the ufsp1 gene encoding ufm1-specific protease 1 isoform X2, producing MASWLGSNVKPQVQNKPPPSILEIQQALVSMMDKPSSFLGSKEWIGTFEASLVLSYFYDVPCRLVHVRSGGAELEQVAVETLHRHFSKHRCPVMMGGDRDNSSKGVMGVCTGAAGSYLLIVDPHYYGGQLERGEVQRRGWAAWKKLSSFNQSSFYNLCLPQIGGSIS from the coding sequence ATGGCTTCCTGGCTGGGATCTAATGTGAAACCTCAGGTCCAAAACAAACCTCCACCAAGCATCCTAGAGATCCAACAAGCCTTGGTGTCTATGATGGACAAACCGAGCTCATTTCTGGGTTCCAAGGAGTGGATTGGGACTTTCGAAGCCTCTCTGGTGCTCTCTTATTTTTATGATGTTCCCTGTAGGTTGGTGCACGTCAGAAGCGGAGGAGCAGAGCTGGAGCAGGTCGCCGTGGAGACGCTCCATCGGCACTTTAGCAAACACAGATGTCCTGTAATGATGGGTGGAGACAGGGACAACTCGTCAAAGGGGGTGATGGGGGTGTGCACTGGGGCCGCTGGGAGCTACCTGCTGATCGTGGACCCCCACTACTATGGAGGTCAGCTGGAGAGGGGAGAGGTGCAAAGACGAGGCTGGGCAGCATGGAAAAAATTGTCGTCTTTCAATCAATCTTCTTTTTATAATCTCTGTTTACCTCAGATTGGTGGAAGCATCAGTTAA
- the ufsp1 gene encoding ufm1-specific protease 1 isoform X1 — MEIDWGGSATGNVNVMTKVTTLLTNVHTDLPLPIAEPLKTSLVEGDYQYYHYGCDGQDDRGWGCGYRTIQSMASWLGSNVKPQVQNKPPPSILEIQQALVSMMDKPSSFLGSKEWIGTFEASLVLSYFYDVPCRLVHVRSGGAELEQVAVETLHRHFSKHRCPVMMGGDRDNSSKGVMGVCTGAAGSYLLIVDPHYYGGQLERGEVQRRGWAAWKKLSSFNQSSFYNLCLPQIGGSIS, encoded by the coding sequence ATGGAAATTGATTGGGGTGGAAGCGCTACTGGAAATGTAAATGTCATGACGAAAGTGACAACTCTTTTGACGAACGTCCATACTGATCTGCCGCTCCCTATTGCAGAGCCTCTTAAAACGAGCCTCGTTGAAGGGGACTACCAGTACTACCACTATGGTTGCGATGGACAAGATGACAGAGGTTGGGGATGTGGATACCGCACCATCCAGTCTATGGCTTCCTGGCTGGGATCTAATGTGAAACCTCAGGTCCAAAACAAACCTCCACCAAGCATCCTAGAGATCCAACAAGCCTTGGTGTCTATGATGGACAAACCGAGCTCATTTCTGGGTTCCAAGGAGTGGATTGGGACTTTCGAAGCCTCTCTGGTGCTCTCTTATTTTTATGATGTTCCCTGTAGGTTGGTGCACGTCAGAAGCGGAGGAGCAGAGCTGGAGCAGGTCGCCGTGGAGACGCTCCATCGGCACTTTAGCAAACACAGATGTCCTGTAATGATGGGTGGAGACAGGGACAACTCGTCAAAGGGGGTGATGGGGGTGTGCACTGGGGCCGCTGGGAGCTACCTGCTGATCGTGGACCCCCACTACTATGGAGGTCAGCTGGAGAGGGGAGAGGTGCAAAGACGAGGCTGGGCAGCATGGAAAAAATTGTCGTCTTTCAATCAATCTTCTTTTTATAATCTCTGTTTACCTCAGATTGGTGGAAGCATCAGTTAA